A window of Bacteroidia bacterium genomic DNA:
AGAAATGGGTATTATGAAGCCTCAATTAGAACAAGATTTAATGAAGATTTCAAAAGCAGGAATTCCACGTGATATTGTATTTGAACAAGGGTTAAAAGTCATTGGATTATAAACAGTAAAATTGATTATTTAACAAACACAATTTTATTTGTTTTTTTCTGTTTTATACGATCGTTGATATTACTTAAAATGAAATTATTATTTTCAATAATTAGCCTTTGTCTTTTATCTTTAATAGTTAATGCTCAAGATTACTTTACACTATATGGTAGAATAACAGATCAGAATGGTATTGCGATTCCTGAAATTAATGTTAAAGTATTAGAATTAAATAATGTTGGAGTAAATACTGATAATGCAGGAAGTTATAAATTAAAATTACCAGTAAACAAAGAACTAACTATTGTTTTTTCACATATTCAATATTCCGATAAAACGTTTGTAATAAAAGGTAAACCCGGAGAAACAATAAGAAATAATTTTACTTTAAATGAAAACATTAACAATATACCAATTATTAATGTTGAAGCAAAAACAGAAAGACAAACAAACTTACAAAGAATAGACCCAAAAATCATTCAATTAATCCCTGATATTTCAGGTGGTATTGAAGCAAGTCTTAAAGCATTTCCGGGTGTTGCAAAAAATAACGAATTAAGTTCACAATATTCTGTTAGAGGTGGCAATTTTGACGAAAACTTAGTTTATGTAAACGACATAGAAGTATATCGCCCTTTCCTTATCAGAAGCGGACAACAGGAAGGGTTAAGTTTTGTAAATCCCGATATGGTTTCATCAATTTTATTTTCTGCTGGAGGGTTTGATGCCAAATATGGTGATAAAATGGCTTCGGTTTTAGACATCAGATATAAAAAACCTTCTAAAGCTGCTGCTGCTGTATCTGCAAGTTTGTTAGGTGGAAGTGTCAGCTTTGAAGGTTGCAGCAAAAATCACAGATTTACTCATATTTCTGGACTTCGCTATAAATCGTCACAATATGTACTAAATAGCTTAGATACTAAAGGTGATTACAAACCTTCGTTCGCTGATTTTCAAACCTACCTTACTTATGATATAACCGAAAAATTTGAAATTAGCTTTTTAGGCAACTATGCGATGAATAGTTTTCATTTTGTTCCTCAAACACGCGAAACTTCTTTTGGCACAATCGATGAAGCTTTAAAACTAAAAATATACTTTGATGGTCAGGAGCGTGATAAGAACTCAACAATGTTCGGAGCTTTTACAACAAATTACAAATATAATTCAAATCTAAAGCTAAATTTAACATGTTCGGCATATAGTTCTTACGAAGAAGAAACACTTGATATTATGGGGCAGTATTTCTTAAACGAACTTGATAAAGAAATGGGCTCAGATAATTTGGGTGACAGTTTAATGAATATTGGTATTGGAACTTTCTTAAACCATGCAAGAAATAAATTAACTGCAAATGTTTTAAACTTTCAACATAGAGGCAGTTACGAAAAAAACGACAATTCTATTTTATGGGGTGCTAATTTTCAGAATGAATTTATTCAGGATAGAATTCACGAATGGGAAATGCTTGATTCTGCGGGCTATTCTTTACCATATACTGATTCGGTTGTAAGTATGTACTCATTTGTCAGTTCAAGAAATACTCTGAATACATATAGAGTAACTTCTTTTATTCAAAGAACCAGCATATTTGAATCAGACAGTAACGAATATAGTTTTACTATTGGCATCAGAGAAAATTACTGGAATTTTTCCAATCAATTATTAATAAGTCCACGTGTATCATTTTCTGCCAGACCTAACTGGAAAAATGATTTCTTATTCAGATTCTCTGCAGGTTATTATTACCAACCTCCATTTTATAGAGAGTTACGTGATTTAAACGGGCAAATTAATTACAATATTGAAGCACAAAAATCATTGCAATTTGTTTTGGGAACTGATTATATATTTATTGCATGGGGAAGGCCATTTAAATTTCTTTCAGAAATTTATTATAAGAATTTTACAAAGCTTATTCCATATCAGATTGACAATGTAAGAATAAGATACCTTGCTAAAAATAATGCAAAGGGATATGCAACAGGAATTGATTTAAAGGTAAATGGTGAGTTTGTTCCGGGTGTTGAATCTTGGGCAAGTATTTCAATTATGAAAACAATGGAAGATTTATCGGATGATTTTTATATCAATTCTGATAGTTTAATTGTAGCACCAGGATATATCCCCCGCCCTTCTGATCAATTAGTAAATTTCGGATTATTTTTTCAAGATTATTTACCAAGAAACCCTTCTTACAAAATGCAGTTGAGCTTATTGTTTGGAAGTGGATTGCCGTTTGGACCTCCTAAATCTGAAAGATTTCAGGCTACTTATAGAATGCCTGCCTACAGAAGAGTTGACATTGGCTTTTCTAAATTGTTAAAATCTGAAGAACACGAATTACCAAAAGGAAATCCTTTTAAACATTTTAAAAGTATATGGCTGGGACTAGAAGTATTTAACCTTCTTAATATAAACAATACAATTTCGTATCAATGGGTAAGCGACGTTCGCGATCATCAATATGCTGTACCAAATTATTTATCGTCAAGAAGATTAAATTTAAAGCTAATTGCAAAGTTCTAGCAATTTGTTACTGTGGGTTAGTAATATGTAATATTACATCTGATTCAGTACCCTGAATTTTACATACAACTTCAATTTTCACAGTCATTATTTTTGAATTACATGAACTGATATATGTTACAGGACTAAACTGGTATTTCTTCTCTGTAACACCGTTTACTAAAGTATTTTTGTATGTACAACAACTTTTCTCTACACATTTTAAAATAATCTTGTTCAACTCCTCAAACTTTTTAAGACCCTCAACTTTATTGCCCTTAAAAAACGAACCAGAATATCCCTCTTTATCATTAATTTCTACAGTTGACAATTCTTTAAGCTTTACTTTACATAAATATGAATCAGTTATATATTCGCTAACGGGTATTCCCTTTATTTCAGCAAAACTATTAACAGAAGCTGAAAGTATCTTATTAAATTCAGTACAAAAATCGTAAGACTCAGATATAACAAAATCCTCAAATTCTGCATTTTCAATAAAACGATCATTTTCCCATTTTCCTTTTTCTTTATAGGTTTGAGAATACCATTGAGTTCCAAGACCGCTTCGTTTTCCGTTTAAAAATTCTCCGATATATTTTGTACCATCTGATCTTACAAACATTCCTTTACCACTAAACTTATCATCTTTAAAATCACCGGTATAAACATTACCATTAACATCAGTGTATTTACCAAATCCATTTAAATGTGAGTTAACAAATTCACCTTCATATTTATCACCTGTATTAAAAATATAAACTCCTTTTCCGTTTTCACAATTACCTGACTGGCAACCTGTTTTACTTTGAGAAAAACCTGATATTGTAAAAACTACTAACATCAGCACTAAAATTAAGTCTTTCATAATTCTTTAATTCATATTATTAAGCGAAAATACAAAAAAATCGGAATGTAAAACTTATCAGCATATCATCAAATTTATTAACATTATAGTTGCACATAAAACCAATCTAACTTAAATTTACGTCCAAATTTAATTTTAAACAACTATGAAAAAATTTATTTTATTCTTTGTCACCTTGGCAATTACCTCTTTTGCAATCATTACAGGTTGTAAAAAAGATAAAACAGATGACATTACTCCAGCTGACCCTACAAAAACAACTATAGTTTTATCGGGTGCTGTAATTGACGTTAATCAGGCTCCTATTGCTGGAGTAACAGTAAAAATAGGTGGCTTACAAGCAGTAACAGAATATGATGGTTCATTTTATTTTTCAAGTGTAACCGTTT
This region includes:
- a CDS encoding carboxypeptidase-like regulatory domain-containing protein gives rise to the protein MKLLFSIISLCLLSLIVNAQDYFTLYGRITDQNGIAIPEINVKVLELNNVGVNTDNAGSYKLKLPVNKELTIVFSHIQYSDKTFVIKGKPGETIRNNFTLNENINNIPIINVEAKTERQTNLQRIDPKIIQLIPDISGGIEASLKAFPGVAKNNELSSQYSVRGGNFDENLVYVNDIEVYRPFLIRSGQQEGLSFVNPDMVSSILFSAGGFDAKYGDKMASVLDIRYKKPSKAAAAVSASLLGGSVSFEGCSKNHRFTHISGLRYKSSQYVLNSLDTKGDYKPSFADFQTYLTYDITEKFEISFLGNYAMNSFHFVPQTRETSFGTIDEALKLKIYFDGQERDKNSTMFGAFTTNYKYNSNLKLNLTCSAYSSYEEETLDIMGQYFLNELDKEMGSDNLGDSLMNIGIGTFLNHARNKLTANVLNFQHRGSYEKNDNSILWGANFQNEFIQDRIHEWEMLDSAGYSLPYTDSVVSMYSFVSSRNTLNTYRVTSFIQRTSIFESDSNEYSFTIGIRENYWNFSNQLLISPRVSFSARPNWKNDFLFRFSAGYYYQPPFYRELRDLNGQINYNIEAQKSLQFVLGTDYIFIAWGRPFKFLSEIYYKNFTKLIPYQIDNVRIRYLAKNNAKGYATGIDLKVNGEFVPGVESWASISIMKTMEDLSDDFYINSDSLIVAPGYIPRPSDQLVNFGLFFQDYLPRNPSYKMQLSLLFGSGLPFGPPKSERFQATYRMPAYRRVDIGFSKLLKSEEHELPKGNPFKHFKSIWLGLEVFNLLNINNTISYQWVSDVRDHQYAVPNYLSSRRLNLKLIAKF